One segment of Schistocerca nitens isolate TAMUIC-IGC-003100 chromosome 3, iqSchNite1.1, whole genome shotgun sequence DNA contains the following:
- the LOC126249262 gene encoding location of vulva defective 1-like, which produces MESKSKKGEKIENKDDKPELAWVETVLGEMKNEFNKQLSFASYKTDYGSKKNSASSASTKKLDTRKAESAKGANKEGKKSAPSHKSGGSKSSTGKSVHSKPGTSKTSNTKQHSKQVVIVKPLPVKQATTKSTSSSPVAERVSKNASTRKSAVLTGTDSSSKGYTKKQDRITTAPSATTTKRGTPSTVSADKKSDKKCDVNMGGNHLSGIKQNVCKAVSDKLTVAPVVAAVFNTGDKMSVESSTTVIPETTRTKAVTVSDMIRSNSRTVTTPISNTAAASKSTLRVTSTTRHAAAAAAAAVLSQPALLMCSTLVPLVMAVPPSSVQALPLHLVYKPL; this is translated from the exons ATGGAGAGCAAATCTAAGAAAGGGGAAAAGATAGAAAATAAGGACGATAAGCCGGAATTAGCATGGGTGGAAACAGTGCTTGGTGAAATGAAAAATGAATTCAATAAGCAGTTATCGTTTGCTAGCTACAAAACGGATTATGGTTCCAAGAAAAACAGTGCCAGTAGTGCTTCGACGAAGAAGCTCGATACACGGAAAGCAGAATCTGCAAAAGGTGCAAACAAGGAAGGTAAAAAATCTGCTCCATCTCACAAATCTGGTGGTTCGAAATCCTCAACAGGAAAGTCTGTTCACAGTAAACCTGGTACTTCAAAAACTAGTAATACTAAACAGCATTCCAAACAAGTTGTAATTGTGAAGCCGCTTCCTGTGAAGCAGGCAACTACAAAATCAACAAGCAGCAGCCCTGTAGCGGAAAGAGTGAGTAAAAATGCCAGCACCAGGAAGTCTGCTGTGCTTACAGGTACAGATTCCTCTAGCAAGGGGTATACCAAGAAACAGGATAGAATCACTACTGCCCCCAGTGCTACAACAACAAAACGTGGAACACCATCCACAGTATCAGCTGACAAGAAAAGTGATAAGAAATGTGATGTAAACATGGGTGGCAATCATCTTTCTGGTATAAAACAGAATGTTTGCAAAGCAGTTAGTGACAAGCTGACTGTAGCACCTGTAGTAGCGGCTGTTTTTAATACTGGGGATAAGATGTCTGTTGAGAGCTCCACCACTGTTATTCCTGAGACCACCAGAACTAAAGCAGTCACAGTTAGTGATATGATTCGTTCTAACAGCAGAACTGTCACCACTCCAATCTCTAATACAGCTGCAGCCTCCAAATCCACCTTAAGAGTAACCTCAACTACCcgccatgctgctgctgctgctgctgctgct GTGCTGTCGCAACCAGCACTATTAATGTGCTCAACACTGGTACCTCTAGTGATGGCTGTGCCACCTTCATCAGTACAGGCATTGCCACTGCACCTTGTATACAAGCCCCTGTAG